catgGGATCCAATCTAATAAATCGCCTTTAATTTTGACAGCTATATCTCTGGACCTTACACAACAGTGGCGCCAACTGATGAGCAAAAAACCGATTGTCCATATTGCCTCGGCTTCCAACAGAGGTCCGAACAGAGTGTAATGAGAAGTGATAACAAACTATTCAGACAGCAAACTATTAGTGCGACAGACGCATTGATTAGCGTTTCTTTCGCTATTACGAAGCGTAAAGATTTGGACTGGTGTACTTAATAAGTGGTACTAAATCCAGTTAGTGTATTTGGGCTATACCAAAATGTATTTACCATGCCAATATTCTACgctatacaataatatttcataATTCACTCTACGAACCCGCTTGCGCCGTTCTTGGTTTAATAATCCGTTAGACTTAGGTATGATTTATAGaccttttgaaaaaaaaaaaaaataaggacCTCCATTACATCACATCATTCAGTTTTCCAAGTAAAAGACATCAACGCATAACAATCTCGGCATAACATGTACCTaatatataaattgaaattaaaaactcgTGAGTAATCGAAAcaactatttttaaataaagCCATAGATTAATGTTTTTCAATATTATTATCGTAAAATTCGTAATACGTCCAACCAGCGCGCTGCAGCGCCCTCTCTcgatttgtatatttatttcttactgAGCGCCGCGCGCATAGTACTACTAGTGTCGTAGCTCTAATTCGATTCTTACACATCAGTGCAAAGGCTTACCGCTAGATGGCATGAAACACAAAATcattaacatttatttttgttacaggTGCTTGGCGGTTCCAGTGTTCTCAACTACATGATATACGTACGAGGCAACCGATATGACTTCGACCAATGGGAACAAACGGGAACCCAGGATGGGGCTACCGGGACGTCTTGAAATACTTTATCAAATCAGAAGACAACAGAAACCCTTACTTAGCTAAGAGCCCATACCACGGGCGGGGAGGATACCTCACAGTTCAAGAAGCTCCTTGGAGGACACCCTTAGTCGCAGCTTTTGTAGAAGCTGGGGTTGAAATCGGGTATGAGAACAGGGATATCAATGGAGAGTATCAAACAGGATTCATGATCGCCCAGGGCACGATACGTCGCGGATCCCGCTGCAGTACCGCCAAAGCATTTTTGCGACCAGTCAGAACTCGAAGAAACTTAGACATTTCCTTAAACTCCCAAGCAACTAGAATCTTAATCCATCCAGTGACAATGAAGGCGTACGGTGTTGAGTATGTGAAACACGGCATGAGGAGAGTTGTTTACGCCAGAAAAGAAGTAATCTTATCGGCCGGCGCCATCAACAGTCCCAGCTGCTTATGTTGTCCGGAATAGGTCCTAAAGAACATTTAAAAGACGTCGGAATTAAAGTCTTGAAAGATTTGCCGGTCGGTGAAAATCTGCAAGACCATGTTGGTGTAGGAGGATTAACATTTCTAGTCGATAAACCTGTTGCGATCGTCCAGAATCGCTTCGAGGCTTTCCCCGTTACCATGAACTACGTTGTCAACGAGAGAGGTCCCATGACGACTCTAGGAGGCTTAGAAGGGATCGCTTTTGTTAATACAAAGTATGCGAACAGTTCTGGACTATGGCCCGATATTCAGTTCCACATGGCGCCAGCGTCCTTCTCGTCTGACAATGGACAAATAGTCAGAAAGATCTTAGGTCTCACGGATGAGATTTATAATACTGTCTACAAGCCTATAGCCAATAAGGATGCTTGGACTATTATGCCTTTGCTGCTGAGGCCGAACACACGAGGTTACGTGCGATTAAGGAGCTCCAACCCATTTCATTATCCTATAATGAACCCCCGTTACCATGAGGATCCATTAGACGTGGCGCGCCTCGTAGAAGGAATCAAAATAGCTGTGCAAGTGGCAGAAGCCTCACCTTTCAAACAGTTCGGTAACAGGCTATACATGAAGCCACTGCCGAGCTGTAAGCACTTTAAATTTATGTCTGATGAATATATAGAGTGTCAAGTGAGGCATATATCTATGACGATATACCATCAGAGTGGGACGGCTAAGATGGGGCCTTCGTGGGACCCTGAGGCGGTGGTGGATCCTCACCTGAGGGTGCATGGTGTCGAAGGCCTGAGGGTGATAGACGCCAGTATAATGCCGACGATTGTGAGCGGCAACACCAACGCTGCAGTCATTATGATAGGGGAGAAAGGGGCTGATTTGATAAAGCAAGACTGGCTTAGTAAGAGTCGATGACATTAGTTGTATGTTtaggtataataataatgtcaacTAGTTACCAATAgaatatagatttttaaatacaaaatgccaATTTTAGACGTTATATAATACAAACAAACgcatgtattttttatatatttacatatacTGAAGAGTTACCTTGTCAAACCTTATGTGTATATAATGTGAAATGCTTATTTATGTTTGTATACGTTtgtaaaattatgtaaataatgtaaatatgttTCTTGTGTTTATACTTTTTCTTAAAGATGATTATtcttaatatttaaatgaatatttaagCGTATAATGTATCGTACTGGTAACAAACAAGTACTGACGTAGGCGTATGCTTGTTACTATGTACTTGTCAAACCAAAAAGTACTTGTTAAGTAAATGTACATAAATCGGATATAagtacagggtgtaacaaaggTAATGGGGACCTGTCTGTGTAGGGCACTTTTGATATCGTGTTCTGCTTActaacaattaaaattaaaattttgaataaacccccgaccgcgacctagtggaccgatttttatgaaacatggctaagaacactcccgactaactcagctttcagacaaaaaaaactaaatcaaaatcggttcatccgttcgagagctacgatgccatagacagacacacacacacagacagacagacaaacagacagacagacagacagacagacatacacacagacaggcacatcaaacttataacaccccttcgtttttgcgtcgggggttaaaaaataaaaatattatttccaggactTGCAAGCATctaattgaactcgtacctaattacaaccttgtcattttgaatattgagtttatttgcttactgcgattacctgtccaatttgaagtttactgtgacaaagctttaaagtgttttacagtgacatcttagctgtctattggtaaaccttatgtcgttgcagtaacgtacacaaataaatagtcttatggtttatgatggtagttagcaattattttattgagtgtagagctaaaagtcaagtagagctgtacagaaaattaaaaattcaattaaaaaaaaagtaacgatcagattaaaagatgaatactctagatgagtttaaaaaaataaaaatcagttggggtgtctgaggttttgagtgataccggaaacaccgtgtatagatataaccacaaaattaaaattttgaaaaacccccgactgcgacatagtggaccgattttcatgaaacatggctaagaacactcccgactaactcagctttcagtcaaaaaaaaaaccggccaagtgcgagtcggactcgcgcaccgagggttccgtacaaacctgcaaggttttcggaatttttcctttatgtgtgctatacttaaaacgttgcttcatgccaaatttcaagattctaggtcgactggaagtaccctttaggttttgattcccttgcgagtacttgcgagtttcaaaatatgcagcttaaattgctgtttcttttgattgcgttgacatagaagtttgattttgttacagcttatagtattttatgcaactggtggttaaaagaggtcaaaaaaggtgagtggcgtgggtaacaatttgaggcgaagccgaaaattgttaataaagacgccacgagcattttttgactcagttaaacaccgttgcatacaatactttttctacgaccaagcacttattttgaaagaaaattataaattcaacaaatacctactttcagtcatcttagttatctaggtggtccgcctaccattttgaatatgcagtttactcaaactgcatattcaaaatggtaatggtggcaaacatgaaaataaaactgtctatggtatggttctttgaagcctggccactaagacgaatcgagccgagttgaatcgagttctatacatttgaatgcgattcgacgcgtcgccaatgaacgcagcagaaaacgaaggagtctcgactctgcgaattggtttgttaagttggtagcaatgtatttactgaactgtaaaacagctatatcgtgcgactgctactaaatgttttcagggtatagactagatagacttgtcctgacatcttttatgtagggttttaacgttctatgcacgaccttgtaactcacgaataacagtacgggagtagaaaaaaggtattatagacctgagtatttggtatgaatttcaatttaatacctctacgcgtttatgaggaaatgggtagtaaggttaaaattattaaaaaaaaatatattatgtgatgtaactaaaaatttatggttttcgtaatttttcctttatctatgctataagacgttgcttcgtaccaaatttcaagattctgagttcacgggaagcaccctgtaggttttgattcccttgcaagtgtcgaaaatttgcggcataaacggctgtatcttttgattgcgttggcttagaagtttgattttttcacagcttcaagggacagtagacctgagtaattgatataaatttcagcttcatacctccacgcgttcctgagaaaaagggtcttgacagacggacggacggacagacggacaacaaagtgatcctataagggttccgttttttccttttgaggtacggaaccctaaaaactaaatcaaaatcggttcatccgttcgagagctacgatgccacagacagacacacacacagacagacagacaaacagacagacagacaaacagacagacagacagacatacacacagacagacacgtcaaacttataacaccccttcgcttttgcgtcgggggttaaaaagaaaattcCTCGCATAAATAGAATGTTTCTTATATTTTTTCTAATCAGAACATGATACGCAAAATGCCTTTAAACCATACTATAATTGTTACACCCTATATGAAACTTTTAGATTAGAATTAGGtatcaaaataatttgaaaatttagaaatttgaaaacaaaattaGTCCGCAAAGTGCTGGAGTAaattgatattaaaaaaattactttcgAACACATTtacgataacctttttgaaccGAATGATGCTTTTCAACATCAACAATACTTACCAAAacaataatacataaataaagttTAATAGTGCCATAAGCTTACCTTACTTTAATTGTCATAGTAGTAAGTTATACTTAAGCTTTAATGCCGAACTAGACATGCGCGCCGCCGCGGCGCGCCGCCGCTACAAGGAGccagcgcgccgccgccgccgccgatagtttgaatttcgcgccgaAATAGAGAACCATACgagattaataatattaaaatccaTTGAATATAAACAAACGAATGAAACGCGCGTACCCCGTGTCCCTTTAGTttcattatagtattttatgcaattaaCCGTTGCTTATGAGAGGTCAAAAATGGCGTGCTGTGGCACGGTAGTATACAAAAAGCTCTTCCTCATATCCCCATCGTATAAACGCTCTCTTTGAATGTTCTACACATTCCAACGGCGTTGCGAAGACTGACTGGTTCTACTTCTAATCTAAGCCGTCAATAAATTTGCTGACAAACCGAATTACCCGCTGCCGTTGGATAGAGTCAAGCAGAAGGAGCTGGTATTGCGGAGCGCCAGACCAGGGATGGGGACAGTACTCAATATTAAGGtcgaacctttttttttttgacggtttgggaatgcagttacgcacgatgtgtgggactcgccgtttctttcccctccccaagcgagaggggggaaacttggtcctacccactaaacccaatTCGGCGTTTTATCGTTTCTGCCGTTCGTGAGGGCACGCTGGGATCGATGTATGTTCATCATGCCCTCCGGCATTGCCCGGGCTTGCGGCCAAGGCACCAGGAGCCAAGGCATGAGGAGGGGGATCAGAAACGCTTAATCCCCCAGGCTGGCATCGGGGGCTTAGGGCTTGAGGCGAACGTACGTTCTTCGCCTTTGACCCTGCCGCCTGCGGCCTGCGTCGCAGCGGAAGAGCGTCTGCGGCTGCTTCTCGCTCGATCTCTGCTTCTTCTATATGATCTCTTCGCAGAAGGAAGCCACCGCATTCCAGTTTCTCTCGCTACCCAGCATGGCTTCTACTACGCTGCGTAGCGAGAGATCCGCCATCCCCGTCGCCGCCCTGAGGGAGGCTCTTTCTGCCGCCCAGCGGCAGCACTCTTCCAAAGTTTGCTGGGCCGTGTCGTCCGCTGCGCCGCATTCGTGGCAGTGAGGCCCCGGCTCTCTCCGTATTCTGTGTAGGTAATGTCCGAAACAGCCGTGTCCGGACACCACCTGCGTCATCCTATATTTCTAGCAGGCGTTCCGCGGCAGCCCGCAGTCTCCTCTCCGCTTCCTCGGCATCCGGGACCTCTCCTCGCTCCCTGTCTTCCACTTTAAGCCGGTACCTCTCTGCCACCACCCCCGCGTCCAGCTCCCAAGGTGGGGTGTCTGCAAGAAGGCATGCCGCTGCGTGAGAGGTGGTGCGGCAGGCCCTCACCATCCTTTGGGCCACGAGCCTTTGTGGCCGACGGAACAGTGCCTTTGCGCGTGTCGTCAGTCGTTTTGCCCAAATGGGCGGTCCGTAGAGCGCCATGCTCCTGATGACTCCCGCATATAGCCACCGACATGGGGTATTCGGCCCTCCTAGATTAGGTTATAGGCTAATAGGCGGCCCAAAGCCGACGCCACCCCCACGAGGCGAGGAGCCAGTTTCGCAAAGTGCTCCTCGAATGTCCACTTCCTGTCCAGGACAAGATCCAAGCACTTGATGTGGGGCTTGACCTGAACAGACTCACCCCCACCCTCACTGCAGTGCCCGGAGGTAACCGCCCCCACCCCCTCGTTTGCCCGAGGACCATAGCCTCGGTCTTAGGTAAGGCAACCTGGAGCCCCAGGAGTCCTATGCGCTCTACCGTGAGCTAGGTCGCCACCGCCGCCCTCCTGAGTACCTCTTCTAGCTCTCTTCCACGCACGGCCACCAGTGTGTCGTCTGCGTAACACACGGTGATCATCCGGGGAAGCTGCACCCCCCGGATCACCCAATCATAGCCGAGATTCCACAGGATTGGACCCAAGACAGACCCCTGCGGAACCCCGCACGCCGTAGCCCTCAATTAAGATCGAACCTGCGCTTCATATAACGAAAGTCGCTGACGCTGACCCGGTAGTTTGGCCCTGTTCTATCGATGGAACCCAATTTAGCTTCATGATTCACATGACTTCCAAAACTGGATATGGTTCGTAATATCAGCACCAAGTATCCATACTTTTGGTTAGAGATGGTAA
Above is a window of Leguminivora glycinivorella isolate SPB_JAAS2020 chromosome 19, LegGlyc_1.1, whole genome shotgun sequence DNA encoding:
- the LOC125236512 gene encoding LOW QUALITY PROTEIN: glucose dehydrogenase [FAD, quinone] (The sequence of the model RefSeq protein was modified relative to this genomic sequence to represent the inferred CDS: inserted 2 bases in 2 codons), whose product is MGVQVLLASTALKTVSVTGLWLIPLLLGALTYHNYSAYDPESRVVDKEPKREYDFIVVGGGSAGAVVANRLSEIKNWNTLLLETGPDENEITDVPSLAGYLQLTKLDWQYKTEPTAHACLGFKKRRCSWPRGKVLGGSSVLNYMIYVRGNRYDFDQWEQXGNPGWGYRDVLKYFIKSEDNRNPYLAKSPYHGRGGYLTVQEAPWRTPLVAAFVEAGVEIGYENRDINGEYQTGFMIAQGTIRRGSRCSTAKAFLRPVRTRRNLDISLNSQATRILIHPVTMKAYGVEYVKHGMRRVVYARKEVILSAGAINSPXLLMLSGIGPKEHLKDVGIKVLKDLPVGENLQDHVGVGGLTFLVDKPVAIVQNRFEAFPVTMNYVVNERGPMTTLGGLEGIAFVNTKYANSSGLWPDIQFHMAPASFSSDNGQIVRKILGLTDEIYNTVYKPIANKDAWTIMPLLLRPNTRGYVRLRSSNPFHYPIMNPRYHEDPLDVARLVEGIKIAVQVAEASPFKQFGNRLYMKPLPSCKHFKFMSDEYIECQVRHISMTIYHQSGTAKMGPSWDPEAVVDPHLRVHGVEGLRVIDASIMPTIVSGNTNAAVIMIGEKGADLIKQDWLSKSR